The DNA segment TAGAGCAATTTGCCCCCGTTGCAACAGCTGCTAAATCGTTTCTTTCAAAAAAACTAAAAGATTGGTCAACCGAATCTAAATCAGATGACCGTAAAGAGTGAATCAACATCCGAGGATGAGATTCCTCTTTTTTTATTAGTCACCAGCCATACGTTCCATTAATAAACGGAACCATTCGTCCATTTCTTTTTTTAAGTGAGCTTCTTTGTCATTAGCAGGTGTAATACTTTGTACGTCTTCATACGTTTGTAGAAATCCTTCAATGTCATGAAGTCTAAGTTGCGCTAACCCAATGTTAACAAACACACGCATCTGCTTCGCATCCCCTGCACGCATGATCTCTGCGAATGGTTGCAGCTTTTCAAGTCCTTCTTTATCTTTCTTATCTCTAATTAATTCAATACCCTTTTTCATTTCCTCGCCAAGCGCTTTTAATTTCGTTTCTTTATCCATTAAACTCAACCCTTTCTATAGAAAAAGACTCAAAACGTTACCGTTCGAGTCTTACGATTTATTCTTCGCTACTTGCATCTTCTTTTCCTAGTTCATACGCTTCTGTCATGACTTTTAGAAAAAGCTCCATCATTGGCTGTAAGTCTTCAAAACCAAGTTCAATTCCTTTTTCTTGGAAGAACGCTTGTCCTTCAGGAAGATGCTTCATTGCCACCTGCATCAATTTCATATTAAGCTCTGGATTCGCCATGCTCTCCACCTCGTTCATTATTTTCTATACAAAGATACTATGTAGGTTGGTGAATCGCAAGTTTTAAGGATGATACAACGAATATATCCGCTACAGTGGGAACTTCGCTAAGTTAAAGAAGTAACAAAAGAGGCTAAGCAAAACTTAAAATCAATTAAAAAACGGCGAATGATTTTACGATTAACCATTCGCCATTCGTGTTTTTTGGATTATTTAGTAAGACGAGCGGAAGGAGAACCCGAGACTCCTGCGGAAAAATACGTGGTGAAGACACTGTAGCGGTGCCTTTTCCGCGGAAGGGGCTGAGGCCGTATCCGCGGAAAGCGAGGGATTCTCCTGTAGCGGTTATTGTGCTATATTCATGTTTTGCCATCCACGTTAATGTTATGTCCCGTCCACTTTTTTCAGTTATGCTTCCTTTCTCTTCATCAGCTCAACCCTCGTTGCTCGGTCAGATCCACAATTTTTACACTCATCACTTTAGAGAGATTCACAAGCTCTCCTTTAATTGTCCACCAGTTGCCTCGGGCCTGGGTGATCTCATCTTCTAATTGTTGGTAGGATTCTTTTGAGATCATAATTTGTTTTGAGCTTGAATTCTCAAATTCGAATGTAATAATAAAGTCATGCATGTCTCATCTCTCCAATCTTTTTGTTCACTACTCTCCTCATAAATACGAGAGAGCCTATAGATGAGTTTCACTAAATTAAGGAATCTTAAACTTCGGATGAATTCACTCTTAATTATTGCTATAATAGAGGGCAGTGTGCATAGGAATGAAAAAGGCTCAACTGATAGAAATGAGGACAAATCATGAATTATAAAGAATCAGTGAAAACAAGACGTACGTTTGCCATCATCTCTCACCCCGATGCCGGGAAAACCACGTTAACAGAGAAACTACTGTTATTTGGTGGAGCCATCAGAGAAGCTGGTACCGTAAAAGGTCGCAAAAACAGCAAGCATGCAGTCAGTGACTGGATGGAAATTGAGAAACAACGTGGGA comes from the Alkalihalobacillus sp. FSL W8-0930 genome and includes:
- a CDS encoding ComZ family protein translates to MANPELNMKLMQVAMKHLPEGQAFFQEKGIELGFEDLQPMMELFLKVMTEAYELGKEDASSEE